Below is a window of Gossypium hirsutum isolate 1008001.06 chromosome A12, Gossypium_hirsutum_v2.1, whole genome shotgun sequence DNA.
AATTAATTACGTTAAAGctctgttatttttaaaatttgatgcgGCAAGCACATTATCTTATGTATAATGTCATGTTAGTTTGTTATTTACACATAGTACTtactaaaactctaattaatgGATTAATGACTTTTATTTGCATCAAGACtggaattttcaaaatttgaaaagtatcgAAACTTGGAATAATCCAATCCGAGAATATGGACCAAATCTACGCATAACACATgactagtaattaaatttaaccaaatagaCCTAAATACTATTGTTTACgccaagactaaaatttcaaaattcgaaaaatatatagaccaaatttaattaaattaaagtacatAGATTAAATTCACAGTTTTCataaagtaaaaggactaatgcCAACATTTAACCTTAGTCATTTTGTGTTTGACCCATAACTTTGTGTAGGTAtggagataaaattataaaaatatttttagtactGCATGcatttaattttgtttagttTCTTATAGCATTTTGATTTTTCATATGTGTTTGAATTATTGTTCGATCACTGAACCAGATTTATCATGAAAGGCAAAAACAATTGaacaacaaaataaacataacatttttcaatgtcaaacaTCCATTAATGCAACTCTTGGACAAATGTATTAACTTAAAAGACTTCAAATTCTGGACCACTCAATACGTAATGACAAGTCAAGaacatccatccatccatcatgTCTTgatcaaaagaaataaaaatcaacCATAACGAATCATGAGGATTCTTAATTGCCTAGTCTCTCTCTTAATATCTTCACACCCATGTACCTGCATCATCAAATCAAACtaaaatgtcaattttaaaaaaccCAACATAAAATGAATAATTTTGCTAGTGATTAATTTATGTACTACCTTCCAAGCATCATGACAGTGGCCTGAGGATTAGTCCCAGGCGAAGAGTTGAAAGTGGAACCGTCGATAACCCTTAGAGCTTCGACACCAAGTACCTTATAATCGGGGTCAACAACCCTGCTAACTTGGCAGCCACCATGATAGTGCCATATAGTCATCACAGTGTCTCTGCAGAACGTTTCAAGTGGGATTGAGGAGTTGTAATGTCTAGGCAGCAAGTTTATTGGGGAATGTTCTGTCATGTTAACGAGTCCTGGCCAAGACATGTAATCATATCTGAATTTAGAGAATGACTCGGATTCAACGATTTTCCCTATGGTTTGAATCCCTTGAACACATCTTTGCAAGTCTAGTGGATGCTGGAAATAATTGAAGGTGACGGATGGGTTATCGTCTGGGTTACGGGTTTGGAGCTCCAAATGGCCTGTTGAGATCGGACCCATAATTTTTTCCAAGATGAATCCACCTTGTAAAGCTGCCTGGTCAAGATTATCCAAGTATTCAACAGCTCTGGCAATGGCTTCTGGGGTCCTTTGTTTAGGTGGCACCGTAGATAGCTGACCAATCTGCATAGTAAAATTGTAGGGTAAAGTTCAATCTTCTAAGCTTAAATGAATAGCATCCAAAACTTATTATACCTTAGGTGAGAACATGCCATAGTTTCTTGAAGTAGTAGTAACAGAAGCACTAAAGGTTTCACCACTTGCAGCTTCAATGTAGCTCCCAAAATGTGTGATACCAACGACTTCGATAAGTGAAACCTCAACCGGAATAGGAGACGGGACAAAAACGGCGTTCATGGGGTTATCACACATGCCTTGGCCAACCAAGGGTTGGTCTAACACCACTGGGATATTGTGAGATCTAAGATGAGCAACCGGTCCTACTCCACTCAGCATCAACAGCTGTGGGCTTCCCAATGCTCCCGCAGATATAATGATTTCGTTTTTAAACCCATATTTAAGATATGCTCTATGTTCAATCCCTGATCCATCTCTGAAAATCACACCATATGCCTCTGGTCTGCTTCTTCTCCCTGTTATTTGAAATGGGACATAATGGTTTGGTAGTATGATAAATATAGAATTTGACCATTTGAGCTGTGTTATTAGATAATGTACCTCTAAATCTAAACAAGATTTTTTCCACAGTAGCATACAAAAGGACGGTGAGACCTCGAGGGTTGGCATACTCCAACAAGTCAGCAGCTGTGTGCCTGTTCCCTTGTTCATCAAATATTGTCCCACCAACTTTGGTCCCATTAATATGGTCAAAGGTGAACCCATTGAATGGCACCACCCCAACCTCTAACAAACCGTTCCTCACAGCCGATTGCCAATGCCCCAAATGTGGCTCAAATGCCACTAATTTTTCAACCCACTCGTATGATTGATTCACTAGTCTTCCATCCCACCCCGCTTGCCTAAAAATAACAACAtaacaaatatacatatacacacatatatatgaaaaattatatCATGAGCATATGATGCAAACTTGGTACCTGATATATTCAGGAGAAGCGCGTGTATAAAACCCCGCATTCAGACAGCTTCCGCCGCCCAAGACGCATGCTCGTGAATTAATTACGCCGTCCGTGGAGATAAACCGCTGTGACGGGGACCACGGGGAAAGGTCGGAGAGGGAAGCACCGAAATTAACCAATTTAGTGATGTTGGGGTCACCATAAGGGGAGCCACCTCGTTCAAGGAGCAAGACGTTGGCACGGTGAGATAATGTGGCAGCTAAGGGGCAGCCAGCGGTGCCACCACCAACAACTATGTAGTCGTAATAAGACAAGAATGGTGCTGATGTTGCATTGTGCATGAAGGAGTAGTTTGGGGCTGTTGGGATGCAGATATATTCATATATAGTTTAGGACCTCACGACGTTTTTGcataaaaataattgttttttataCTAAAAAATAAACTTCATGTTAAGATTTCAGGTATAACAAATAAATAGTACCGTTTTCAGAGGTAGAAAAGCCATGAAAGAGGAGAAATCCAGCAAAGGCAGCGTAAACAAGTCTCCACCATCCAAGACTCATTGTCTCAAAATGATACCACACAAATTGTTAACAAAtgcttgtgatatatatatatactcctaTGCATGTATACCAACAAAGTGCAAAACCTGGTCTTGCCTCTTATAGACTAcataaaacaaagagaaaaaaatgttgaAGGGCAATCCAGCAACAATGTCTACGGAGATAGGTTATGGGAACAAAGATTCTTGATTGTGTTTATCGGTCATAAAAGCCAAAACCAAGGTGAAGAATGTCCAATCTTGTAGGCAAAAGCTTAAGGAAATGTTCAAGAAAATGCACAATATGTGATTTCGATGGAGCAAACATATTTGCAGGAGATCCACCCAGAGTTAagtttaactattttttttacccGGAAAAAGAGAAGGCTATGGCCTAGGACAGTGAAACTTCGGATACTCAACAAAAGTCGAAGAGGGGTGATTTTCAAATCtacttttttagggtttttttcacTAATCTTCTCAAAGTATTGTCCGGATTCCAAATTGGTCCATGAACCTTAAAGCCTTCTAATTGAGTCTTCAAAATATCAATATTGTATCAATTTTGGTCTTAAATGCTAGTTCGGATAtgacataaaatatattttaaattgttgattatagttcaaatgtatatataaaacttaaaattttaattcaatagtACACATCTTGACTTGTGCAGAGAGGTAATTAAAGTTCTTGTTAGACACTCGTTTGGCACGGATTCAAACCATGATACCCCCATCCCCCACCCCAAATATTGTAtcagaaaaaaaaactattgagGCATTTTTGAAGATGCCACAATAGTGTCCATTGATTCTAGTACTGCTCAACCTCATAACTTGCCATATATGAAATAGGTAATTTCTTGTAACAAAATCGTTGGGCTATGATATTTGCTGATATTTTGGACATGTGCAAATCCTTCTATAATATCTAAACACGTTATAGGAACATAATTAAGCAAATTGGCTTCCCCAGTTTGAGAAGATTGGATTGGAACAAGTAATTTGGTAGCATATCCTGAAAATTTGAAGACTTATCTTGGTCATATGAATATATTATCCTTActgatttttttgttattttgatggGAAGAATGATTGTAATTTACCTTTTATCTTAAAAGCCTAAAACTTTTATATATTGAAAGGCTTGTGTAGGTAAAGTGTGTGGAAAATTTTAGCACTTATTTTGTTATTTAGAACTTGTTTTTCAAAGTACTAAGTAATCAAGCGAGTCactattttttattaagttttcaGGGGAAAAACTTAGAGTATATTAGGTGCAAAAGTGAGGTTGCTAATCTGGTAAGCGTTAGTGCTTGTACTCTCTTGTGAGAGATGTTAAGATAGTGAATTATCTCTATGGATAAAATCATAGGGGAAATGAACTATGTAAACATACCAAGTGTTTATTTTTTTCTGCTTAGTTCTTCACCAGTACTTAAAGTAGTTGACATTGTTTGGTTTTTGCTTGCAAATTTGGACATAACAAAAAACAcgtaaattaaattgtaaacaaTTTTGTACCTATTGCATGGACAACTTTGGCATAACACGTTAAAAAAGTGAAACCAAGCTGTCAATGCAATAGATACACATAtgtgtttataatttaatcaatgtattttaaatatgcttCATGTCATATTTGAGTTGGTATTATGCCGAAGCTAATAGCTAAGCTTTGATGAGAGAATCTAATTGATACAATACTAACTAAGAGTTAATTTCTCAttgtttttgaaaagtgcttttgaaaaatgcTCTAAAAAAATACTTatgaaaagtgtttttaaaaagtttagtttaaatttaagTGTTCAGTATTACTgccaaaagtgtttttgaaaaataaaatatcttatttttaatattatgcaTTTGAGTATTATTCaaatttgttaatattatgatcttttaataaaaatataaaaaaatttattataactcgttattaatattttaatatatgtaatataagttttaaatatttgtaagtaattttaatttaagttcAAAAGTTGTTTATTCAGTATTGTTTATgatttcaaaaacacttttcaaaagtaatAAGAAACAAATCTTAATACTTTTAagattcaattaaaatgttttgaagtttgagactaatttaaaattcaaaaaaaatttgagggtGTTTGGTAGAATTAACCCTTCCCCTAAAATATATGATATAGTTCTTCCGTGTCTACCagaatttattttcttgttatataTGGACCTAGACATTGTACGGACAAGTAGGTAGAGAGGGCAGTTGGGCGTGCTTGTTATATAAGTGTCCTAATAGATTTAAGGCCAAGAAAAGTAGTTACTTGAgtgtatatatttcatatatgatcggtgcaatttaaaattttcaccaATTGATTTATTAATGCTTTTTTTCCTATaagtatttataaataaaatattaatttgtttatttatgaaATTGTGAAACTTTAAAATGTAGTGATTATGTATAAAATACGAAGAATTCATGAGCCTAGTTGTCGCCGACAAGTGCTTAGCTTGCTTCCAAGCCTTGCCTTGTATAGTAGTTGAGGCAATGGACCGAAGGAGCCCTAAGCGCTTGTacaataatttattcatcaagtGAATAATGCATGAGGATGAGGTAGCATTTTAATTGGTATTCATGTAGGCTTAGTCACTGCTACTAAGATTAGTCATTTGTAGTCAGTAAAGTGGTACcgaattttcaaacaaaatatatatatgaccattTGAGCCGTAACTAATTAAATCCCAGCTAGAGATAAATGGGAGCTAATTAAAAGTAACCGCATAATGCTATAGCTACATGCTACTTTCTACCCAAATCTCACCAACATCGTTACTAGTGCTCGAGGTTTTAAGTCACTATTTTAAGTAATAAACTATTAAAGAATGAGACTATATTTGAGATCATTTATATGCTCCAGAAACAGATGGTGTGGATACAGAAGATATATGATATTAAAACATTTGGAAAAATCTAGAAGAAAAATTGAACAT
It encodes the following:
- the LOC107936394 gene encoding protein HOTHEAD, whose amino-acid sequence is MSLGWWRLVYAAFAGFLLFHGFSTSENAPNYSFMHNATSAPFLSYYDYIVVGGGTAGCPLAATLSHRANVLLLERGGSPYGDPNITKLVNFGASLSDLSPWSPSQRFISTDGVINSRACVLGGGSCLNAGFYTRASPEYIRQAGWDGRLVNQSYEWVEKLVAFEPHLGHWQSAVRNGLLEVGVVPFNGFTFDHINGTKVGGTIFDEQGNRHTAADLLEYANPRGLTVLLYATVEKILFRFRGRRSRPEAYGVIFRDGSGIEHRAYLKYGFKNEIIISAGALGSPQLLMLSGVGPVAHLRSHNIPVVLDQPLVGQGMCDNPMNAVFVPSPIPVEVSLIEVVGITHFGSYIEAASGETFSASVTTTSRNYGMFSPKIGQLSTVPPKQRTPEAIARAVEYLDNLDQAALQGGFILEKIMGPISTGHLELQTRNPDDNPSVTFNYFQHPLDLQRCVQGIQTIGKIVESESFSKFRYDYMSWPGLVNMTEHSPINLLPRHYNSSIPLETFCRDTVMTIWHYHGGCQVSRVVDPDYKVLGVEALRVIDGSTFNSSPGTNPQATVMMLGRYMGVKILRERLGN